A genomic region of Irregularibacter muris contains the following coding sequences:
- a CDS encoding ribonuclease HII, with product MKFESMSLSEIRAYIQSIPLDNYLSLISVLRHDKRKTVRQLAEKLNKELLGYHDELARIEKMKMFEQECYSQGYELVAGIDEVGRGPLAGPVVSAAVILPKDCNILFINDSKKLSIKKREKLYHQIKEEALDIGIGIVDANVIDEINIYQATKVSMALAVKDLRIKPDFLLIDAMKCDNIPISQLPINKGDSKSLSIAAASIIAKVTRDEMMNEYHKELPYYAFDKNKGYGTLEHREGISKRGITNIHRQTFLKNII from the coding sequence TTGTCGGAGATTAGAGCCTATATCCAATCCATTCCTTTGGATAATTATTTAAGCTTAATCAGTGTCCTAAGGCATGATAAACGTAAAACTGTTCGACAATTAGCGGAGAAGCTTAACAAAGAACTCCTTGGGTATCATGATGAATTGGCACGTATAGAAAAAATGAAGATGTTTGAGCAAGAATGTTATTCCCAGGGATATGAGCTAGTAGCTGGCATAGATGAGGTGGGAAGAGGGCCTTTGGCAGGGCCAGTGGTAAGTGCAGCCGTAATTTTACCTAAGGATTGTAATATCTTATTTATTAATGATTCTAAGAAGTTGTCTATTAAAAAGAGAGAAAAACTTTATCATCAGATTAAGGAAGAGGCATTGGATATAGGGATTGGAATTGTAGACGCTAATGTAATCGATGAAATTAATATTTATCAAGCAACTAAAGTAAGCATGGCCTTAGCTGTAAAAGACTTAAGAATAAAACCAGATTTTTTACTTATTGATGCCATGAAATGTGATAATATTCCTATTAGTCAATTACCTATTAATAAAGGGGATAGCAAGTCTCTTTCTATAGCGGCTGCTAGTATAATTGCCAAGGTTACTAGAGATGAAATGATGAATGAATATCACAAAGAGCTGCCTTATTATGCCTTTGATAAAAATAAAGGCTATGGTACACTGGAACATAGAGAAGGAATTTCAAAGAGGGGCATTACCAATATACATAGACAAACATTTTTAAAAAACATTATTTAA